Below is a genomic region from Helianthus annuus cultivar XRQ/B chromosome 2, HanXRQr2.0-SUNRISE, whole genome shotgun sequence.
AATTCATTGGTCCGAGGGGTGTTATTATTATTGATTGGTTGTGTTATGTGTAATCTGGATTAACCGAAATTATATGCATGTTTATAAACATGAGAAGTCTGATGAATATAGTGTCGCATAGTGGGTTAATAAATTGAATGTATGAGGAATTCTAATTATGAATAATATGTGGTTTGATATCTCGAACCCGTGGTACTTGGTCAAATTAAAGTGTTCCATTGAATTTGCAAAGTTCAAATAACCAAGTGGATATATATCAGTAGTCTTGAGGTCCAATAAAATTAATAGAATTGAAGATATATGATTGATAGCTTTGACTATAAAGATGGCGGCCCATGTGCATGGAATGATGAGATGTGTGATCAAGATTGATATCCATAATGGATAATGCATGGGCCTAACTTTGTGATGATGTTTGTATTGACTGCTCCATGATTGAAATCGGTGTTGAGGTTGTTTGATGATTTCAAGTAAAGTGGAGAAGTAGTTGATATTAAACCACAAGCTATGTATGAATTTTAAGATTGGACCGATAATACTATATGTGCTTAATTAGTAGGCTGTTAGAAACAAACCAATAAATTCATGTTATGTAAGTGGGTCGAATACTTTAACAGGCTGTGTATATGTTTGTGTAACCGTAAATTGTTAGGTGGTTTAGTAGAATTGTTGGACTGATTTTGTTATGGGCCGATTAGCATGCTAAAGGGCTGGGTTGATGATATCAGGCCCAACATCAGTAGGGGTTGCCCGAATAGTGTAGTCTAATATATATGAAACGGATTGTTACTCAAATGCTTGTgtgtgctatatatatatatatatatatatatatatatatatatatatatatatatattctcgtATGAATACTTGGGTGTATGTTGAACTGTTAATAATATGTGATAACTAGAATTATGAATGTGTAAGGTGGGTATGCCTATGACCTAAACATTAGCCGTAACATGAGTAATGATATGCGCCATAGTTGTTTGTTACTTGCGAAGTGTGTACAAAGAATCTGTGGGTTTTGCGTAAACGGAACTAATCGTCATTGGAACTATATTAGGGTGTGGTGTCCATCGATAAACGAGtaaattaatcttaccgagcaaaactaaggtgagttcatctttcttgagcatgcgtcccggtggttgggacagtcagtgggtattcctgggagggataagtcttttgggtaaaaacgggaatgttggataatatactcttcctatcacctttaaagtccctccgtgttgtttggttaccgaggaggtaacatggtattagttagtagcgctacttaggtttggcaacctcaccccgttcctgggaggacgggtgttgaactaatgacctagtcatgaccaatgctttgataggagcattggagaaagggcaaaataatcagaagccgtcttgtattgggatattatcaacatcattttcaacattactttcggaattaaactcaatggattaactaaacacttggtaatcaacgttttcgtaaaactatgaactcaccagcgttgtctgatacacttgttgcatgctcgcaggtcgttagattatatggatttggaacttgctgtctgaagtagctggagtggtcatgggtcgtgctgattggatacGAATGATGGGTTTATTGATTACATACATTTAATTTGAAACAGTTAACTATGTTTTCTTTtgtatgcttccgctgaacatcttggttttcatttaaacttattaACGGTACTTTTCAGTAATAAATGATGATTTTATTCAACATTGgtgattggttcaatatgattagtggctcgttattggtttgtcacacgcctaacagggacactccctaggtggtattttgggggtgtgacagttttgatttcgtgagtttatcgtaaatgttgtattaagttactgacctagtttcgtgtgcattaacTAGGTTACgaggctaaatcagtaggcaaagttctgtccaactaaacttgcaatgtgagtcattctctttttatcaaactgttttatcaaacctcaaattattttcaagttATAGTTTTACAGGGGGTAAGTCTTTGTTATCTTaaattactggcagtaagtggggtattgtgcacattacaaTGTTTTTCTCACTTTTAGGTGGACGAACCtaaacagtgataatcatcactattgggtgaaaggacctaatagtggtatgaccatcgtcaccagggggTGACACTGGACCAGATAATTGTAAGATAGTAGCAATTGTAATTGCTCTTAGTCCTGtaatttataacaatgtgtcgttttgtgcaaAATGAATGACTCGctagtatttccccgctgataaaatctttttaaacatgtttcaagtGATTTACTGTGAACCAGAAAAAGTGTCGCGTAGCGCACCAGCTTGAAGAatgtggctcagtaaataaaataaataaacatgtttttgtaaaacaGAGAATTTCCCAGTGaaaattcctttattgtaaattatggggtttgtcccaatatgtgaaataaaataattgggcattttcagttaaaagatcctgttaaaatttccgctgccaaaataaaCACCAATACCACTGGTTTTCTGTCTCGCGACTCCTAAAACGGGTAATACCGGGTCGGGAGCCGTGACACAGGTAGTGGGTCGGATTCCTTTtccgttgctgctgttaaaaagcTTATCGACGTAAAGGACTTTAGCAGTCGCTATGCTCTGGAATGGTGTAGTTGGGTTCCCTCGAAATGCAATATATTTATTTGGCGGGCGGAGATGGATCGGATCCCTACAGTGGAGGCCTTAGCCAGAAGGGGTATGGTAGTGGCGGATTCCGAGTGTTGTTTCTGTAATTCAGGGCCGGACTCGGTTTCTCATTTGTTCTCGTCGTGCCCGTTTGCGTTAAGTTTATGGGAGAAAATTAGCCTTTGGTGTCGGGTGTTGAATTTTTTTGTGCTCTCGTTTAGAGATTTGGTCGAAATTCAGAACAATGGGTCGAGAAAGGAGTCCGAGAGAAAGGCGGTGCAAGGGGTTATCTATACGGCGTGTTGGTTATTGTGGAAGGCCAGGAATAATCTTCGGTTTAATGGCAAGAGAAGCAGTGTGGAAGAGATTTTTAGCGATGTCAGGAAGGTTAGTTTTCTTTGGTATAATAAACATAGATGCAAGAAAGGTTTGTTTAGTTGGGctgattggtgtaaatttgtgaaTATGTAGTTTTCTTGTTTGTATTGGCCAGCCCAGTTTTCGGGTTCGTGTGTTTCTAATAAAGTTCTCGTTAAAAAAAAGGGTACCACTAACAATGCTACAACATAGTAAATGATCATTAAGAGACAATACTACTATATATATGTATCTAGTGTATTAATAGAAACCTTCTTAATTGAGAGAATTTGGTAAAACTTATTGTGTGGATATggtcagtggcggatctagaattTTTGCTGTTTTCGGTGTTCAAAATTTTTACAACAAAACGTTAAAATTTTCAGGTTAATCGTCGTTCGAGTGGGGATAGGAacatataacaaaaatatataatccTTACTCATTAAAATACGCACAATAAAAATACTATGGAAAAAGAAAACAATGCAAAATTTTAAAGTTCAAATTCATAGCATACAAGTTTTCAATGATTCTTGCACCATTAACCTTAAAATTCAAGTTTTAAGAAACTAAGTCATAAGTTCTAAATTAAAATTCATAGCATACAATGATACAAATATTTACATGCTATTCTAAtttctaaaattaatatttatagTGACAAATCCTTAAACAACTAGACAAGAGAAGCGGAGTCTTTGAtttaaaaatacataaaaaaatagaTAAGGGGTTTAATTTCTAAACTTAATATTCATAGTGACAAATCCTTAAACAACAACTAGACAAGAGAAGAAGAGTCTTTGATCTAAAAATACAAGATGTACAAGGATTGAACCTTTAACTTCTTGTTAGTAAACAAGGggtttaccactacaccagcttttcttttcttattaTGGTATCCACCTAATTATTTTTATGAGGTCCTTAGAAAATTTAACATACCAGATCTActaatttttttcaaaacattGGAGTCCGAATACCTCAACACGCTCTATGTAGGTCCGCCCCTAGATATGGTTGGTCCACATCATCAACTCTTAAGACAATATTCAAGATTATTTTGATAATTATGCATTTTGTACCGTTATCTATCCTACCAACATCCCACCACCACCTCTTTTGTGTCACATGCACCTTTTCTCTCTTATATCTCTCTTCAACCACCCATTTTAAAAAAAGAATGGATtagagagtagagagagaaagatgaTGTTTTAAAGAGAGAAACATGTCATCATATTCAACTAGAACACCAACAACACACGCACGTGGGTGTTAGAGGGGATCTTACTTATAAGTGAGTTTGAAGTTCTTACTTTTGTTATATGTGTAATTCGTCTAGATTTATAGTTTTTTGATGATGTTTATTAGATTTGATTTCagctatttttttttgtttatatttgATGTATTTTTGTTTTCGGCTTAGCTTTGTTGACAAAAAACTGAATATGCTAATATGGTTTTGTGTCCactgataattttttttttacgaaaaTGAATGttagtttttaaaactatttttCCATCGTTTTTGAGTTGGTGTATGCTTTTATTAGTTGGATTTTTAGTGGGATGTTTAAGTTGGATTTTGCTGGAATTTTTAGAATGGATTTGTTTTACtttgttttctgtttttgttTAGATTGGGCATAACCGTTGATGGTTTATAAAAAAGAAGATAGTTGGGAGTTTAGGTATTCTTTTGTTGAACAGGCATCTGTTTAAGTATAAAATTTGTTTTCAGATGTTTATTTTTGAAACTTTACTTTTTTAAAATATGTATGTTGTCATCATCTTAAAAGAATAATGTTTAGTTAAAGtttaattaaaaactaaaaaaattagagtgaaaactttaATTTTCTTACTTAGATATGTATGTGTGATAGTGtcgaaatatatatttttgttcataaaacattttttttctcGGAGCTTATGAGTTTTCATAAAACATCATATATTTTTTGAATTCAGTGTCTACACATGTTACTCttcatataacatgttttaaTCTTAATATGTAAACAACGATACACATGCAACATTACACATGTTTTTGCACACAAACTTGTTATACATGTTACTTATATTTACACCAACCTTTTTTTTGGTAACAAAGGAGCTATACATATgcaacacatgtttgtaacatgtgttacactagagGGTAACATATGTACAGccacgttacacatgttacatatagttATTACATGTGTTACAACGTCAAAGGTACACATGAGTATACATGTTAAACGTGTTACATTGCTAAAAACATCTCTAGTTACACATGTAACTAGCACAATGTTACCTACATGCACCCTGAACTTGATTAACTTGTCTCTCCTTCTCCTCATACTCGCAAGCGATTGAAGAATAAACCATAAAGTAGCAATCGTTCAACAATCATCATTATACATTTCCGATAAGTCCTTCCATTTTGTTCTTGTCATGTATAAGACTTATGGCTAGCAAGCTAGGTTCAATGTAAAAGAATGTATATATATGTCGTCATGTATAAGACTTATGGCTACCAAGTTGGGTTcaatgtaaaaaaaatatatatgttaatGTAGTTTTTTTATCTATTAGTAACACTGTTAATAACAACTCTAGGTACATATTTAACTAGCGAAATGTTACATATATACGGTCCAAATATGTAATGAAGGAATTGTTGTGTTAAAGATGAAGATAATTATCAAGAAATGAACATGATATTAGTTTTTCAATATCTTTTATGGTCTGCATATGTAATTAGGTTTTGTGGTTTTTTGTTTACCAATTCAATATCTAACATATACAGGAAATatgtaggggtgcaaacgagtcgaGCAGCTTGGGAGCTACTTGTGATCGGCTCGGgaaaaaagctcgaaacgagccgagctttatcgagcccgagccgagcttgagcctaaagtAAAACTCGTTTACTTATCGAACCTGAGCTCGAGCCTGGTATTTGAAGCTCGTCAGGCTCATCTAGCCTTATCGAGCTTTAGTATAATATTAGTTTTTCATTAATGTAGTAACATTTACTCATAATTAAAGGTTGtctaataaacgagccgagctgagcTTATTTAACCTTGTTTATGAGCCGAGCCCGAAGGTAcaaataagcttgtttagtaaatgAGCTCGAGCCTAATcctcacttatcgagctcgcgagcctcaaaaagtctattatttatattttttattaatatatgaaCTAATAGATAATAAGAGAGCCGAGTCTGAGCCGAGCTCGATCTTGAGAAAATACCAACGAGCCGAGCTCTCacaagttaatcgagctcgagcatGGTCGAGCATGGGCTCGGCTCAGCCCATCTGCACCCACTAGAAACATGTTTGTTTGCACATATgtgttttttatgtatatatgtatCTAACATATATGTATCTAACATATCCAAGAAGCATTTTTGTAATATCTGCTACACTAGAGGGTAACATATGTATAGCCGcattacacatgttacatatagttGTTACATGTGTTGCAACGTCAAGGTTACACAGAGTATATACGTGTTACATATAGTTGTTACATGTGTTATAGCATCAGGATTACACATGAGTATGCGCGGTACACATTAGTACATATATAGAGAAGTTGGGTGATATTGCGATGACTTTGGAGTTGAGTGGAATTTCTTGTTCGATCACTTACGTTGACATTGGAGTTAAGTGGAATTTCTTGGTACCAAAATTTATACGAATGGGAGCATTCTTCTCATGCAGAGTGGTCAAATGATGTTTGTCATTGGAAAAAGTTGGTATTGTTTAAGAtagtaatattttttttttggctgtAATGTCTAAGAAGATTGTAATGTGTGTTAGATAGTTTGACTAATGAACTTGCATTTGCTTATTTTTTTATAGTTTGGAATGCATTATGCACAATTTTAGTCTTCTACTACAAAGTTTCACTGCATAGGTCAAACTCAACAACCTATTTGCATGGTTTGCTTTGAAC
It encodes:
- the LOC110897723 gene encoding uncharacterized protein LOC110897723, which codes for MDRIPTVEALARRGMVVADSECCFCNSGPDSVSHLFSSCPFALSLWEKISLWCRVLNFFVLSFRDLVEIQNNGSRKESERKAVQGVIYTACWLLWKARNNLRFNGKRSSVEEIFSDVRKFSCLYWPAQFSGSCVSNKVLVKKKGTTNNATT